One genomic window of Leptolyngbya sp. NIES-3755 includes the following:
- a CDS encoding Cd/Co/Hg/Pb/Zn-translocating P-type ATPase (similar to AA sequence:cyanobase_aa:Ava_1125), translating to MLTIRPGQRIALDGVVLSGTSAVDQSPITGESLPENKEKGDSVYAGTLNQTGFLEVEVTHTARDTTVARIVHLVEEAQESRAPIQQWVDRFSAIYTPIVLVLAVGITLIPPLLFAQPFQPWFYKALVLLVIACPCALVIATPVSLISAIGAATRQGVLFKGGHALETAGRLKTLAFDKTGTITQGLPVVQKVHNLGLISDNMMLMIAASLEKQSEHPLAKAIIAEATAQGLELETPESFTAVPGKGIWAKFGLAIYFVGNRRLFEEQGIELSDAAQSLLAKIESQGQTPVLIGTRQGLMGAIALADGLRLESAAAVRLLKRIGLKQLVMLTGDRSAVARQIAQQVGIEEYQAELLPEDKLQAIQKLRRFGVVGMVGDGINDTPALAAADVSFAVGKIDVALEAADIVLVGNDLRRLGYAIQLSRRTLSVIQQSIVVALVLNATFIILGVLGVIGLPIAVFEDMGSSLLVTLNAMRLFNTKIYEA from the coding sequence ATGTTAACCATTCGTCCTGGACAGCGCATTGCACTCGATGGTGTTGTCCTCTCTGGTACGAGTGCGGTGGATCAGTCTCCGATTACCGGGGAATCTCTGCCAGAGAACAAGGAAAAAGGAGACTCAGTGTATGCGGGAACCCTCAACCAAACCGGATTTTTAGAAGTTGAGGTCACACACACTGCTAGAGATACAACAGTTGCTCGAATTGTGCATTTAGTTGAAGAGGCTCAAGAAAGCCGTGCGCCGATTCAGCAATGGGTCGATCGCTTTTCTGCTATCTATACGCCAATCGTTCTGGTGCTTGCGGTGGGGATCACTCTAATTCCCCCGCTATTATTTGCTCAACCGTTTCAGCCCTGGTTCTACAAAGCTCTGGTATTACTCGTCATTGCCTGCCCTTGTGCGTTGGTCATTGCTACGCCTGTTTCATTGATTAGCGCGATCGGAGCCGCCACTCGTCAGGGCGTGTTGTTCAAAGGTGGTCATGCGCTGGAGACTGCTGGACGGCTCAAAACTTTAGCCTTTGATAAGACTGGCACGATTACTCAAGGACTACCCGTGGTGCAGAAAGTGCATAATCTGGGGTTGATCAGTGACAACATGATGTTGATGATTGCTGCTTCTCTAGAAAAACAGTCAGAACATCCATTAGCAAAAGCGATCATCGCTGAGGCAACGGCTCAAGGATTGGAACTGGAGACTCCAGAATCCTTTACTGCTGTTCCTGGTAAAGGAATTTGGGCAAAGTTTGGACTCGCAATTTATTTTGTTGGCAACCGTCGATTGTTCGAGGAACAGGGGATTGAACTTTCAGATGCGGCTCAATCGTTATTGGCAAAAATTGAGTCTCAAGGACAAACGCCAGTCTTGATTGGAACACGACAAGGATTGATGGGAGCGATCGCGCTAGCAGACGGATTGCGGCTTGAATCCGCAGCAGCCGTGCGACTGCTCAAACGCATTGGACTCAAACAACTGGTGATGTTGACGGGCGATCGATCAGCGGTAGCACGACAAATCGCTCAGCAGGTTGGTATTGAAGAGTACCAGGCTGAATTGCTACCCGAAGATAAATTGCAAGCGATTCAGAAGCTGCGTCGTTTTGGTGTTGTCGGTATGGTTGGAGATGGCATCAATGATACACCAGCCCTAGCTGCTGCCGATGTCAGTTTTGCTGTGGGTAAGATTGATGTGGCGTTGGAGGCGGCTGATATTGTGCTAGTAGGAAATGATTTGAGGCGTTTAGGATACGCGATTCAACTCAGTCGTCGAACACTATCGGTCATTCAACAAAGTATTGTCGTTGCCTTAGTTTTGAATGCCACGTTCATCATCTTGGGTGTTTTGGGCGTGATTGGATTGCCGATCGCAGTCTTTGAAGATATGGGGTCTTCCTTGTTGGTAACACTCAATGCTATGCGGTTATTCAACACCAAAATTTATGAAGCTTAA
- a CDS encoding transposase (similar to AA sequence:cyanobase_aa:LBDG_56430): MLPIFYQSCLKSQLSAAQFITLEILVELLQQERRITIERLATLFPQPILFESRRRNLQRFLSLPQMTPEALWFPIAKQWIKQHIPRGQTLQIALDRTQWDKHNLMMVSFIYQNRAIPLYWIWLDKQGQSSLKDQQKVLRPVFQLLKKRRFVLLGDREFHSIELAAWCVQNRVSFVFRLPKSTTVQPETGASFSRLDHLPQVPGAAEQYLQIQVTQKRGFGRHNLVIYQKRAYARSTTPEVWYLLTNLTDVNQVLFHYDFRFCIEPGFKDLKSGGYHLEDCHADPRRFTALLVLMTLAYSLASIQGHRIRKKQVQRYVGRVKEPKRTQNRHSQFWIGLYGSLWIGSLNLWSTLAHQLMALKPQKRTFFQRGLNAISLIQSAL, translated from the coding sequence ATGTTGCCTATATTCTATCAATCCTGTTTGAAATCGCAACTCTCGGCTGCTCAATTCATCACGCTCGAAATCCTTGTCGAACTGTTGCAGCAAGAACGCAGAATTACGATTGAACGACTTGCAACGCTATTTCCCCAACCGATTCTATTTGAGAGTAGACGGCGCAATCTGCAACGATTCCTGAGTTTGCCCCAGATGACACCGGAAGCGTTATGGTTTCCCATCGCTAAGCAGTGGATTAAGCAACACATTCCGCGTGGACAAACCTTACAGATTGCACTTGACCGAACGCAATGGGATAAACATAACCTGATGATGGTCAGTTTTATTTATCAGAACCGAGCCATCCCGTTGTATTGGATATGGCTCGATAAACAAGGACAGAGTTCTCTCAAGGATCAACAAAAAGTGTTGCGCCCTGTATTTCAATTGTTGAAAAAACGTCGCTTTGTCTTATTAGGAGACCGAGAATTCCACAGTATCGAACTCGCTGCTTGGTGTGTGCAGAACCGAGTCTCGTTCGTGTTTCGTTTACCGAAGAGTACGACTGTTCAACCAGAGACAGGTGCAAGCTTTTCGCGCCTTGATCACCTGCCGCAAGTTCCCGGTGCTGCCGAACAATATCTGCAAATCCAAGTGACACAAAAACGCGGGTTCGGCAGACATAATCTGGTGATTTATCAGAAACGCGCTTATGCTCGATCCACAACGCCTGAGGTGTGGTACTTGCTCACCAATCTCACTGATGTCAATCAAGTGCTGTTTCACTACGATTTCAGGTTCTGCATCGAGCCAGGATTTAAGGACTTGAAATCCGGTGGCTACCACCTCGAAGATTGCCATGCTGATCCACGTCGATTTACCGCTCTACTCGTACTCATGACCCTCGCCTATTCACTCGCTTCAATCCAGGGACATCGCATTCGCAAAAAACAAGTGCAGCGCTATGTCGGTCGAGTCAAAGAACCCAAACGCACTCAAAATCGCCACAGCCAATTTTGGATCGGCTTGTATGGAAGTTTATGGATTGGCAGTCTCAATTTGTGGTCAACCTTGGCGCATCAACTCATGGCACTCAAACCCCAAAAACGCACCTTTTTCCAGCGAGGTCTGAACGCCATTTCCTTGATCCAGTCTGCTTTGTAG
- a CDS encoding cation-transporting ATPase (similar to AA sequence:cyanobase_aa:alr7622) → MNSASARKTLQAQIGGMDCGGCAKTIEATLQQLPGIAEAKVSFTTERLNVTYDAQQVNEATIRDRVIALGYTLASITDYPDQIQPLPTQMQAHVGGMDCGGCAKTIAANLQQLPGISEATVNFASERLNVIYDPRQTSEADIIGRVTALGYTVEPDRTVNLSVDTSVSTEHLAENLQSRKSDLSGWQFWLKTRRGQTVLFSGAGLLLGVLAERLLSLPLVAQGFFATSLIVAIVPILRAAWIALKLRRADMNLLMTLAAIGAAILNQWFQGALVIFLFALGTTLQNFTLGRTRNAIRDLMDLTPATATVRRNGSGGDNGLER, encoded by the coding sequence ATGAACTCAGCTTCAGCACGAAAAACCTTACAAGCACAAATTGGTGGAATGGACTGTGGAGGATGTGCGAAGACGATCGAAGCCACTTTGCAGCAACTTCCGGGAATCGCTGAAGCCAAAGTCAGTTTCACTACAGAGCGGCTTAACGTAACTTACGACGCGCAGCAGGTGAATGAAGCCACAATTCGCGATCGCGTTATAGCACTGGGTTACACCCTTGCATCGATCACAGATTACCCAGACCAAATTCAACCCTTACCGACGCAAATGCAAGCTCATGTAGGCGGTATGGATTGTGGTGGCTGTGCCAAAACCATTGCAGCGAATTTACAGCAACTACCGGGAATTAGCGAGGCAACGGTTAACTTCGCTTCAGAACGCTTGAACGTCATCTATGACCCACGACAAACCAGTGAAGCTGACATCATTGGACGTGTGACAGCACTAGGCTACACCGTCGAACCCGATAGAACAGTCAATTTATCAGTAGATACGAGCGTCTCAACAGAACACCTGGCTGAGAATTTGCAATCTCGTAAGTCTGATCTGAGCGGATGGCAATTCTGGCTTAAAACACGGCGAGGGCAAACTGTGCTTTTTAGCGGTGCTGGATTGCTACTGGGAGTACTTGCTGAACGCCTGCTGTCCTTACCGCTAGTTGCTCAAGGATTTTTTGCAACCAGTTTAATTGTTGCCATCGTGCCCATTCTCCGGGCAGCCTGGATTGCGCTTAAATTGCGTCGAGCCGATATGAATTTGCTCATGACCTTAGCCGCGATCGGGGCAGCAATTTTGAATCAGTGGTTTCAGGGCGCACTCGTCATTTTTCTATTTGCACTCGGAACAACGCTGCAAAATTTCACGCTGGGTCGAACCCGTAACGCGATTCGAGACTTGATGGATCTCACTCCTGCAACGGCAACAGTTAGGCGGAATGGTTCAGGGGGTGACAACGGGCTTGAAAGGTAG
- a CDS encoding ArsR family bacterial regulatory protein (similar to AA sequence:cyanobase_aa:P9303_29211), with the protein MMSTYQPLVICHPLKRASKQMNTCAQTADLKAKLFRGFSDPSRLSILNALRNGPVTVSEIVHRTGLSQSNVSNHLSCLRCCDLVVREQQGRFMYYELADVRIAKLLDLADELLADVAQGVRQCSHYESSSANKLS; encoded by the coding sequence ATGATGTCAACGTATCAGCCATTAGTAATATGTCATCCTCTAAAACGTGCCAGTAAGCAAATGAACACCTGCGCTCAAACGGCAGATTTAAAGGCGAAACTCTTTCGAGGGTTTTCTGATCCCTCTCGTCTATCCATCCTCAATGCACTGCGGAACGGTCCAGTAACGGTGAGCGAGATCGTTCATCGAACAGGGCTGAGCCAATCAAATGTGTCCAATCATCTTAGTTGCCTGCGCTGTTGCGATTTAGTAGTGCGTGAGCAGCAGGGACGGTTTATGTACTACGAGCTTGCTGATGTACGAATTGCGAAGCTTTTGGATTTAGCGGACGAATTGCTGGCAGACGTAGCACAAGGCGTTCGTCAGTGTTCTCACTACGAATCTTCATCAGCAAACAAATTGAGTTAG
- a CDS encoding transposase (similar to AA sequence:cyanobase_aa:LBDG_56430), which yields MSNPLLVTKFHIPSVRSSWVKRDRLYLQIQVTQKRGFGRHNLVIYQKRAYARSTTPEVWYLLTNLTDVNQVLFHYDFRFCIEPGFKDLKSGGYHLEDCHADPRRFTALLVLMTLAYSLASIQGHRIRKKQVQRYVGRVKEPKRTQNRHSQFWIGLYGSLWIGSLNLWSTLAHQLMALKPQKRTFFQRGLNAISLIQSAL from the coding sequence ATGTCTAATCCACTGCTGGTCACTAAGTTTCACATTCCATCCGTGCGATCGTCGTGGGTCAAGCGCGATCGACTATATCTGCAAATCCAAGTGACACAAAAACGCGGGTTCGGCAGACATAATCTGGTGATTTATCAGAAACGCGCTTATGCTCGATCCACAACGCCTGAGGTGTGGTACTTGCTCACCAATCTCACTGATGTCAATCAAGTGCTGTTTCACTACGATTTCAGGTTCTGCATCGAGCCAGGATTTAAGGACTTGAAATCCGGTGGCTACCACCTCGAAGATTGCCATGCTGATCCACGTCGATTTACCGCTCTACTCGTACTCATGACCCTCGCCTATTCACTCGCTTCAATCCAGGGACATCGCATTCGCAAAAAACAAGTGCAGCGCTATGTCGGTCGAGTCAAAGAACCCAAACGCACTCAAAATCGCCACAGCCAATTTTGGATCGGCTTGTATGGAAGTTTATGGATTGGCAGTCTCAATTTGTGGTCAACCTTGGCGCATCAACTCATGGCACTCAAACCCCAAAAACGCACCTTTTTCCAGCGAGGTCTGAACGCCATTTCCTTGATCCAGTCTGCTTTGTAG
- a CDS encoding transcriptional regulator, LuxR family with TPR repeats (similar to AA sequence:cyanobase_aa:AM1_6085), whose protein sequence is MQARQQGNTSESTECMEKALKLLPQDNSWLRSLILLNLGVTYFVADNYAAAKQLLPEVSRIGQARGTADPAIAGLYLQAQFLALRGQLDKATSLCQQGLELATERHWLATYAGVLVEVALADLLREQNQLDAAAQHLIQSIDRALQNRQPGLMMGYITLARVRQAQRDFQGAWAAIREAERCQPWLWSTILSVEACKARLYLAEDNLEGAITWTESSGLGIEDELHYSATDQFPKVSELDYLTYAGVLLAQGQLQNALRLLARIQEFARAGGRTIRVMEALLLQALVLQAQGDLERSFGALNQALNIPRQGHYIRLFLDEGKPMAELLQLAAAKKIHSGEVNRLLRIFDSVQEKPTVTSQPLIEPLSDRELEVLQYLATGMSNQAIADQLFVSLAAVKWHARNIYGKLEVNNRTQAVARARELGFLG, encoded by the coding sequence ATGCAAGCCCGTCAGCAAGGCAACACATCAGAGTCTACTGAGTGCATGGAAAAAGCCTTGAAATTGCTGCCGCAAGATAATTCCTGGTTGAGATCGCTAATCCTGCTCAATCTGGGTGTCACCTATTTTGTCGCGGACAATTACGCAGCCGCAAAGCAGTTACTTCCCGAAGTAAGCCGCATTGGTCAGGCAAGAGGAACGGCTGATCCAGCGATCGCAGGGTTGTACTTACAGGCGCAGTTTCTCGCCTTGCGGGGTCAACTCGATAAAGCGACATCTTTGTGTCAGCAGGGCTTAGAGTTAGCTACTGAGCGTCACTGGTTAGCTACGTATGCGGGTGTCCTAGTCGAGGTGGCTTTGGCGGATTTGTTACGAGAGCAAAATCAGTTAGACGCTGCCGCTCAACACCTGATTCAAAGCATCGATCGCGCCCTTCAAAATCGTCAACCCGGTTTGATGATGGGATACATCACATTGGCGCGAGTCCGTCAGGCACAGAGAGACTTTCAAGGGGCATGGGCAGCCATCCGGGAGGCTGAACGCTGTCAACCTTGGCTCTGGTCTACCATCCTCTCGGTTGAGGCTTGTAAGGCAAGGTTATATCTGGCAGAGGATAATCTGGAAGGGGCGATCACCTGGACAGAAAGCAGTGGTTTGGGTATTGAAGATGAACTACATTACAGCGCAACTGATCAATTCCCTAAAGTATCTGAACTCGATTATTTAACCTATGCCGGAGTGCTATTGGCTCAGGGGCAACTGCAAAATGCTTTGCGGTTGCTGGCCCGAATCCAGGAATTTGCTCGGGCTGGGGGACGCACAATTCGGGTCATGGAAGCCTTGCTTTTACAAGCCCTGGTTTTACAAGCACAGGGGGATTTGGAACGTTCGTTTGGTGCTCTGAACCAAGCTCTAAATATTCCTCGTCAGGGTCATTACATTCGTTTATTTTTAGATGAGGGGAAGCCAATGGCAGAGCTATTACAATTGGCTGCTGCAAAGAAAATTCATTCTGGTGAAGTCAATCGTTTATTGAGAATTTTTGACTCAGTTCAAGAAAAGCCAACAGTTACGAGTCAACCTTTAATTGAACCGTTGAGCGATCGTGAACTAGAGGTGTTGCAATATCTGGCAACTGGAATGTCGAATCAGGCGATCGCCGACCAATTATTTGTGAGCCTCGCCGCCGTCAAATGGCACGCTCGCAATATCTACGGCAAGTTAGAGGTGAATAATCGAACTCAAGCAGTGGCAAGAGCGAGGGAACTAGGGTTTTTAGGTTAG
- a CDS encoding hypothetical protein (conserved hypothetical protein;~similar to AA sequence:cyanobase_aa:LBDG_57130) — protein MEIITKRFLLRDFVQEDEPAFLAYHADPRYAEFCSPEEVTPEFTHQLLQRFMQWSTEVPRRNYQLAIVDRRNLELIGCGGLRQDGYAAGQAELGIELAPQHWGRADSLKKRKEVRNVVSQMTNAFRDGGKTMQSKQVKGDCAEDCKISWSIAITERSDVLTHDDIFRIVEAILNVPMLSDTTAQFFGIRRQGTKVEHGFVNWLSATNTRALDANQALHTYPSCIQSRQGFQNTDRALRGAVSRMFNVICDAISRMLLKLGCNPFVKLGLILLDGNHVVIATVDDLLNGFFGCARHPY, from the coding sequence ATGGAGATTATCACCAAACGATTTCTTCTCCGTGATTTTGTTCAGGAGGATGAGCCTGCATTCCTTGCCTATCACGCTGATCCTCGTTATGCCGAGTTCTGTTCACCCGAAGAAGTAACACCTGAATTTACTCATCAACTGTTGCAACGGTTTATGCAGTGGTCAACCGAAGTTCCGCGACGCAATTATCAGTTAGCGATCGTTGATCGCCGCAATCTGGAGTTAATTGGCTGTGGCGGATTGCGGCAGGATGGCTATGCGGCTGGACAAGCAGAACTTGGGATTGAGCTAGCACCCCAGCACTGGGGCAGGGCTGATTCATTGAAGAAAAGAAAAGAGGTGAGAAATGTTGTGAGCCAGATGACGAATGCCTTTCGTGATGGAGGCAAAACCATGCAATCGAAACAAGTTAAGGGCGATTGTGCGGAGGATTGCAAAATTAGCTGGAGCATAGCCATCACAGAGCGGAGCGATGTCCTCACGCATGACGACATCTTTCGGATAGTGGAGGCGATTCTCAATGTGCCAATGCTCTCGGACACGACGGCTCAGTTCTTCGGCATCCGTCGCCAAGGAACTAAAGTAGAACATGGTTTCGTGAACTGGCTCAGCGCCACGAATACCCGTGCGCTCGACGCGAATCAAGCGCTGCACACCTACCCAAGCTGCATCCAATCCAGGCAGGGGTTTCAGAACACTGACCGTGCGCTGCGTGGTGCGGTTTCTCGTATGTTCAATGTCATCTGCGATGCTATCAGCAGGATGCTGCTCAAACTGGGTTGCAATCCATTCGTAAAGCTTGGGTTGATTCTTCTTGACGGCAATCACGTAGTCATTGCCACGGTCGATGATTTGCTCAACGGTTTTTTTGGGTGTGCAAGGCATCCATACTGA
- a CDS encoding transposase (similar to AA sequence:cyanobase_aa:MAE03690), whose product MSLIDHLKQIRDYRTQPQYPLWVILVLILMGTMSGCLGYRALEDFVERHQAALLAVMKLPHKRLPSYSTIRRTMVRVDFVALTNAFNAWAQETISVPEQTAIAVDGKSIKASVEEYDSAYQDFVAVVSAFCTQLGVVIGLQARHNGSESEITTVQTLLEVLQVQGVCFSMDALHTQKNR is encoded by the coding sequence ATGAGCTTGATTGATCACCTCAAACAAATCCGAGATTATCGCACTCAACCTCAGTATCCGTTATGGGTGATTTTGGTCTTGATTTTAATGGGCACGATGAGTGGCTGTTTGGGCTACCGCGCATTAGAAGATTTTGTGGAGCGACATCAAGCCGCGCTTCTTGCCGTCATGAAGCTTCCACACAAGCGCTTACCCTCATACTCGACGATTCGGCGAACAATGGTGCGGGTCGATTTTGTTGCCTTAACGAATGCCTTTAACGCTTGGGCACAAGAGACAATTTCCGTTCCAGAGCAAACTGCGATTGCGGTAGATGGCAAGAGTATCAAAGCCAGTGTCGAGGAGTATGATAGTGCCTACCAAGATTTTGTCGCAGTTGTCTCTGCATTTTGTACTCAGCTCGGAGTCGTGATTGGACTTCAAGCGAGACACAATGGCAGTGAAAGCGAGATTACAACCGTGCAAACCCTGTTGGAGGTCTTGCAAGTTCAAGGGGTGTGTTTCAGTATGGATGCCTTGCACACCCAAAAAAACCGTTGA
- a CDS encoding hypothetical protein (conserved hypothetical protein;~similar to AA sequence:cyanobase_aa:LBDG_57130) — protein MNQPCQHWGRYAYAIEVGKALIDFGFCNLGLEEIIGISVSANLKVSRLAERYGFQAIGTQPGSDWMRVRGWSQIGWQMTRESWEQLV, from the coding sequence ATGAATCAGCCCTGCCAGCACTGGGGGCGTTATGCGTATGCGATCGAAGTCGGGAAAGCGCTGATTGATTTTGGGTTTTGCAATTTGGGACTAGAGGAAATTATCGGTATTTCTGTGAGTGCTAACCTGAAGGTATCCCGGCTAGCAGAACGTTACGGATTTCAGGCGATCGGCACACAACCCGGTTCTGACTGGATGCGCGTGCGAGGGTGGAGCCAGATTGGGTGGCAGATGACCAGAGAATCATGGGAGCAATTAGTCTAA
- a CDS encoding ThiJ/PfpI protein domain-containing protein (similar to AA sequence:cyanobase_aa:LBDG_57140) yields MEKQIVHLFVFNTLADWETGYAVAGVNNPDMQKQPGRYQIQTVGLDAEPVTTIGGLTILPDITLDELEPGAMLILPGGEAWDRGENSKILKSAKALLAANIPVAAICGATAGLARAGILDDIPHTSNAPEYLQATDYRGAALYQNQPVVMVGNVITANSTAPLEFAYHIFKKLNLYEPPVLEAWYGLFKTGDASYYFTLEQLTTAPTI; encoded by the coding sequence ATGGAAAAACAAATTGTTCATCTGTTTGTATTCAATACACTTGCGGATTGGGAAACAGGCTATGCCGTCGCTGGAGTCAATAATCCAGACATGCAAAAACAGCCTGGACGGTATCAAATCCAAACCGTTGGTTTAGATGCTGAACCTGTCACTACGATCGGCGGACTCACGATTCTTCCTGATATCACCCTTGATGAATTGGAACCCGGAGCGATGTTGATTTTGCCAGGAGGTGAAGCCTGGGATAGAGGTGAAAACTCAAAAATTCTGAAGTCTGCGAAAGCACTGTTGGCAGCGAATATTCCTGTTGCAGCCATCTGTGGTGCTACCGCTGGATTGGCACGTGCTGGCATTTTGGATGATATTCCTCACACCAGTAATGCCCCAGAGTATCTGCAAGCAACAGACTATCGAGGGGCAGCCCTGTATCAAAATCAGCCCGTTGTCATGGTTGGCAATGTGATTACAGCGAACTCCACTGCCCCCCTTGAGTTTGCCTACCACATTTTCAAAAAGCTCAACCTCTACGAGCCTCCTGTTTTAGAAGCCTGGTATGGATTGTTCAAAACGGGGGATGCTTCGTATTACTTCACGTTAGAACAACTCACAACTGCACCCACAATCTAA